A section of the Pleuronectes platessa chromosome 7, fPlePla1.1, whole genome shotgun sequence genome encodes:
- the LOC128445116 gene encoding BTB/POZ domain-containing protein 10: MSEDAEAAEAAGEPALFGGAPGFCAAVIPQLIPCCFVFSRPRGTERDQQRGSSVLDWNQQQRRQQVCTMSLYGSGSSGGAAGGARERGGVEHYREQRRRSSDRSRDSSHERGEGQLTPCIRNVTSPTRQHDRERGDGGSSSRSSSPRPPRVSLPYSHMGGALIGGPIPRPLGLPGVDLHSKSLGDMIYVYDLSSKEGPRGGLRLGERVTLIVDNTRFVVDPAIFTAQPNTMLGRMFGSGRENNFTRPNEKGEFEVADGISSTVFRAILDYYKSGIIRCPDGVSIPELREACDYLCISFSYSTIKCRDLSALMHELSNDGARHQFECYLEEMVLPLMVASAQSGERECHVVVLTDDDVVDWDEEYPPQMGEEYSQIIYSTKLYRFFKYIENRDVAKSVLKDRGLKKIRLGIEGYPTYKEKVKRRPGGRPEVIYNYVQRPFIRMSWEKEEGKSRHVDFQCVKSKSTTNLAAAAADIPQDQLVELPPPGPQVDELDTLPPPAANDPHNAPPQPAQALEGPNQQDSPSPAALSLVHGNQQHGSSYTQARYHYEPDPDSPSPSA; encoded by the exons TGACCAGCAGCGTGGTTCTTCAGTGTTGGACTGGaaccagcagcagcggcggcagcaggTTTGCACCATGAGTCTCTACGGGTCCGGCTCCAGTGGCGGTGCAGCCGGCGGGGCCAGAGAACGAGGAGGAGTGGAGCACTACCGGGAGCAACGGAGACGCTCCAGCGACCGCTCACGTGACTCGTCCCACGAGAGAGGAGAGGGTCAGCTGACGCCCTGCATCAGGAACGTGACCTCCCCCACACGGCAGCACG aCCGAGAACGCGGTGACGGAGGCTCCTCCTCCAGATCCTCCAGTCCCCGCCCCCCCAGGGTCTCTCTTCCCTATTCCCACATGGGAGGAGCTCTGATCGGAGGACCGATACCTCGGCCACTGGGCCTCCCCGGAGTCGACCTCCACTCCAAGTCCCTGGGAGACATGATCTACGTGTACGACCTCAGCAGCAAGGAGGGGCCTCGCGGCGGCCTGAGGCTCGGAGAACGAGTGACGCTCATTGTGGACAACACGCGCTTCGTGGTGGATCCGGCCATTTTCACAGCTCAGCCCAACACCATGCTGGGCAG GATGTTCGGTTCTGGGCGGGAAAACAACTTCACACGACCCAATGAGAAGGGAGAGTTTGAGGTGGCCGACGGCATCAGCTCCACCGTGTTCAGAGCAATCCTG GATTACTACAAGTCGGGGATAATCCGCTGTCCTGATGGAGTTTCCATTCCCGAGCTGCGGGAGGCATGTGACTACCTCTGCATTTCCTTCAGCTACAGCACCATCAAGTGCCGAGACCTCA gcgcCCTGATGCACGAGCTGTCTAACGACGGGGCGCGGCATCAGTTCGAGTGCTACCTGGAGGAGATGGTGCTGCCGCTGATGGTGGCGAGCGCTCAGagcggagagagggagtgtcACGTGGTGGTGCTGACGGACGACGACGTGGTGGACTGGGACGAGGAGTACCCCCCCCAGATGGGGGAGGAGTACTCGCAGA tcaTCTACAGCACAAAACTCTATCGCTTCTTCAAATACATCGAGAACAGAGACGTCGCCAAATCGGTGCTGAAAGACCGAGGCCTGAAGAAGATCCGTCTGGGGATCGAAG GATATCCGACCTACAAAGAGAAGGTGAAGCGGCGTCCCGGAGGTCGTCCAGAGGTCATCTACAACTACGTCCAGCGTCCCTTCATCCGCATGTcgtgggagaaggaggaggggaagagccGCCACGTGGACTTCCAGTGCGTCAAGTCCAAGTCCACCACCAACCTGGCCGCCGCCGCCGCGGACATTCCCCAGGACCAGCTGGTGGAGTTGCCCCCCCCGGGGCCGCAGGTGGACGAGCTGGACACGCTGCCGCCGCCGGCCGCCAACGACCCCCACAACGCCCCCCCCCAGCCAGCGCAGGCCCTGGAGGGCCCGAACCAGCAGGACAGTCCGAGCCCGGCGGCGCTCAGCCTGGTCCACGGGAACCAGCAGCACGGCAGCAGCTACACTCAGGCCCGGTACCACTACGAGCCGGACCCCGACTCCCCGTCGCCCTCTGCATGA